The Candidatus Accumulibacter similis genome has a segment encoding these proteins:
- a CDS encoding DUF3365 domain-containing protein — translation MGLRLKFNLVLLAVFLAGFAVTGYVSRTLLDRHAREQVLGEARLVMEAALAVRAYTVDQVRPHLVGQMDKVFLPQTVPAFAATEALNHLRRKYVNYAYKEATLNPTNLRDRPADWEADLIHSFRNRADQREISGERDTPTGRLLYVAHPIRIESPACLQCHSTPDVAPPSMLRIYGPANGFGWKLDEVVGAQVVSVPMSVPLENAALAFRTFMLSLAAVFVVVFIVLNLLLSWLIIRPVTRLSAVADKVSTGDFEQPEFAEEGGDEVAILASSFNRMRRSLEKAMQMIDG, via the coding sequence ATGGGTCTGCGGCTGAAATTCAATCTCGTTCTGCTTGCCGTCTTCCTTGCCGGCTTTGCCGTCACCGGCTACGTTTCCCGGACTCTGCTTGACCGGCACGCACGCGAGCAGGTGCTGGGCGAGGCGCGCCTGGTCATGGAGGCGGCGCTGGCAGTGCGCGCATATACGGTCGACCAGGTGCGACCGCATCTCGTCGGGCAGATGGACAAGGTCTTCCTGCCGCAGACGGTGCCGGCGTTTGCCGCCACCGAAGCCCTCAACCATTTGCGGCGAAAGTACGTCAACTACGCCTACAAGGAGGCGACGCTCAATCCGACGAACCTGCGCGACCGGCCTGCCGACTGGGAAGCCGACCTGATCCACAGCTTCCGGAACCGTGCCGACCAGAGGGAAATCAGTGGTGAGCGCGACACGCCCACCGGTCGCCTGCTCTACGTCGCGCATCCGATCCGAATCGAGTCGCCGGCGTGTCTCCAATGCCACAGCACACCCGATGTCGCGCCGCCGTCGATGCTCCGCATCTACGGCCCGGCAAACGGATTCGGCTGGAAGCTCGATGAGGTCGTCGGGGCGCAGGTCGTTTCGGTGCCGATGTCGGTGCCGCTGGAGAACGCCGCACTGGCCTTCCGCACCTTCATGCTTTCCCTGGCAGCGGTGTTCGTGGTCGTCTTCATCGTCCTCAACCTGCTCCTGTCGTGGCTGATCATCCGGCCGGTGACTCGCCTGTCGGCGGTAGCCGACAAGGTCAGCACCGGCGACTTCGAGCAGCCGGAGTTTGCCGAGGAGGGCGGCGACGAGGTTGCGATTCTGGCCAGTTCGTTCAACCGCATGCGTCGCAGTCTCGAGAAGGCGATGCAGATGATCGATGGCTGA
- a CDS encoding hemerythrin family protein, whose protein sequence is MPDHLPTTPARNATMDGEHRIQLELIAALCAAVDAHAGNEEISVILERLLDFSKAHFLSEELLMRLDSHDEFDDHVEDHAQMLDALEAMLDTHRVGGTALLPGQAGKLLTFLVRHIETRDARYARTPRI, encoded by the coding sequence GTGCCCGATCACCTGCCGACCACGCCAGCACGCAACGCCACCATGGATGGTGAGCACCGCATTCAACTCGAACTGATCGCCGCCCTGTGCGCCGCGGTCGATGCGCATGCCGGAAACGAGGAGATCAGCGTCATCCTGGAGCGGCTGCTCGACTTCAGCAAGGCGCATTTCCTCTCCGAGGAACTCCTGATGCGCCTCGACAGCCATGACGAGTTCGATGACCATGTCGAAGACCATGCGCAGATGCTCGACGCGCTGGAGGCCATGCTCGACACTCACCGGGTCGGTGGCACGGCGCTTCTGCCCGGCCAGGCCGGAAAGCTCCTCACGTTCCTCGTCCGCCACATCGAGACGCGTGACGCGCGCTACGCCCGGACACCAAGGATCTGA
- the petA gene encoding ubiquinol-cytochrome c reductase iron-sulfur subunit: MSQESTRGPQRRRLQVAAGICILGAGLGIGRYLAERPGPPTGKPIRTDLSDLPPGRLRVLDWQGRTLWILRRSSDEVATLAKDESLLLDAASEHSLQPENCRNRHRSLRPDVFVAIGQCTHQACTPQLRSIAGHAPGFLCPCHSSKFDLAGRVYRGGPAPANLVIPIHRLHGEAQIVVGEA, encoded by the coding sequence ATGAGCCAGGAATCGACGCGCGGCCCGCAGCGCCGTCGCCTGCAGGTGGCGGCGGGCATCTGCATCCTCGGCGCCGGCCTGGGCATCGGCAGATACCTGGCGGAACGGCCGGGGCCACCGACCGGCAAGCCGATCCGCACCGACCTCTCCGATCTGCCGCCGGGCAGGCTGCGCGTGCTCGACTGGCAGGGACGGACGCTGTGGATTCTGCGGCGCTCCAGCGACGAGGTGGCGACGTTGGCGAAGGACGAGAGTCTCCTGCTGGATGCCGCCTCCGAGCACTCGCTGCAGCCGGAGAACTGCCGCAATCGCCATCGTTCGCTGCGGCCGGACGTCTTCGTTGCCATCGGCCAATGCACGCATCAGGCGTGTACGCCACAACTGCGCAGCATCGCCGGCCATGCCCCCGGGTTCCTGTGCCCGTGCCACAGTTCGAAGTTCGACCTTGCCGGCCGCGTCTACCGCGGCGGCCCGGCGCCGGCCAACCTCGTCATCCCGATCCATCGTCTGCACGGTGAGGCTCAGATCGTGGTTGGCGAAGCCTGA
- the metH gene encoding methionine synthase, which translates to MQPDRTAELRERLEHQILVLDGAMGTMIQRHNLCEADYRGKRFAAHAHDVKGNNDLLLLTRPELIRSIHAEYLAAGADIIETNTFNSTRVSQADYHLESIVHELNVAGARLAREVCDEFTAADPARPRFAAGVLGPTSRTASISPDVNDPGYRNTSFDELVANYEEAIDGLCQGGVDLLLVETVFDTLNAKAALFAIASHFERAGRRWPVMISGTITDASGRTLSGQTAEAFWNSLNHVRPLSFGLNCALGAGELRQYVEELSRICDCFVSAHPNAGLPNAFGGYDETPEQLAAEMADWARHGFVNIVGGCCGTSPAHVAAIARGVAGIRPRRVPASEGKMRLSGLEPLNIGQDSLFVNVGERTNVTGSRVFARMILEGRFDDALAVARQQVENGAQIIDINMDEAMLDSRAAMERFLRLIASEPDISRVPIMLDSSKWEVIEAGLKCIQGKGIVNSISMKEGEAEFLRQARLARRYGAAVVVMAFDESGQADSFARKTAICSRAYRLLTEEAGFPAEDIIFDPNIFAIATGIEEHNDYAVAFIDACAWIRANLPAAQISGGVSNVSFAFRGNDAVREAIHTVFLYHAIRAGLSMGIVNAGMLGVYDDLDPELREKVEDVVLNRRPDAGEALVDFAQTVKEGKARDSGPDLAWRAQPVAERLTHALVRGITDFVVADAEECRAALAAAGQPPLAVIEGPLMNGMNVVGDLFGAGKMFLPQVVKSARVMKQAVAHLIPYIEAEKLRTGVGNKGRIVVATVKGDVHDIGKNIVGVVLSCNGYEVIDLGVMVPCDRILQAAREHAVQAIGLSGLITPSLEEMSHVAAEMERLGFATAADGGAAVPLLIGGATTSRAHTAIKIAPNYSGPVVYVPDASRAVGVVTRLLSVDSSSAFVDEVAADYARLRTQHANKKGSVLLPLAEARANRFVWNADPGYRPCPPNRPGLHVLSQVDLASLVPFIDWGPFFQTWDLAGSYPKILDDAVVGGTARAVFADAQKMLEQLIAGKWLHANAVFGLFPANAVGDDIEIYADESRQERLMTWHNLRQQHERPPGKPHYCLSDYVAGRGTPDWVGAFAVGAGFGIDEKLAEFAAAHDDYHSIMLKALADRLAEACAEWLHLQVRRDYWGYAAGETLEQTALIREEYCGIRPAPGYPACPDHTAKRALFDLLDAPHNAGMALTESFAMTPAAAVSGFYLAHPQARYFAVSRIGNDQLEDWAKRSGFSLDESRRWLAPLL; encoded by the coding sequence ATGCAGCCCGACCGGACCGCCGAACTGAGAGAACGCCTCGAACACCAGATCCTCGTTCTCGACGGAGCGATGGGAACGATGATCCAGCGCCACAACCTGTGCGAGGCCGACTATCGCGGCAAGCGTTTCGCCGCACACGCGCATGACGTGAAGGGCAACAACGACCTCCTGCTGCTGACGCGCCCGGAACTGATCCGGTCGATCCACGCCGAGTATCTGGCGGCTGGCGCGGACATCATCGAAACCAACACCTTCAACTCGACCAGGGTCTCACAGGCCGACTACCACCTCGAAAGCATCGTCCACGAGTTGAATGTCGCCGGTGCACGGCTGGCACGGGAAGTCTGCGACGAGTTCACTGCCGCCGATCCGGCCAGACCCCGTTTCGCCGCCGGTGTGCTCGGGCCAACCTCGCGTACGGCGTCGATCTCGCCGGACGTCAACGACCCCGGCTATCGCAATACCAGTTTCGACGAACTGGTCGCCAACTACGAGGAGGCCATAGACGGGCTCTGCCAGGGGGGGGTCGACCTGCTGCTGGTCGAGACGGTCTTCGACACGCTCAACGCCAAGGCGGCGCTGTTTGCCATCGCGAGCCATTTCGAGCGGGCAGGACGGCGCTGGCCGGTGATGATCTCGGGGACGATCACCGACGCTTCCGGCAGGACGCTGTCGGGGCAGACGGCCGAGGCCTTCTGGAACTCGCTCAACCACGTGCGGCCGCTGAGCTTCGGTCTCAACTGCGCTCTCGGTGCCGGCGAACTGCGGCAGTACGTCGAAGAGCTGTCCCGGATCTGCGACTGCTTCGTCTCGGCGCACCCGAATGCCGGGCTGCCGAATGCATTTGGCGGCTATGACGAAACGCCGGAACAGTTGGCGGCGGAGATGGCCGACTGGGCGCGGCACGGTTTCGTGAACATCGTCGGCGGCTGCTGTGGCACCTCGCCCGCGCATGTCGCGGCGATCGCCCGGGGCGTTGCCGGAATCCGGCCACGGCGGGTTCCGGCCAGCGAAGGAAAGATGCGCCTGTCGGGACTCGAGCCCCTCAACATTGGCCAGGATTCGCTGTTCGTCAATGTCGGCGAACGAACCAACGTCACCGGCTCGCGAGTCTTCGCGCGGATGATCCTGGAGGGGCGCTTCGATGATGCGCTGGCTGTCGCCCGGCAGCAGGTGGAGAACGGTGCGCAGATCATCGACATCAACATGGATGAGGCGATGCTGGATTCGCGGGCAGCGATGGAGCGCTTTCTCAGGCTGATCGCCAGCGAACCGGATATCTCGCGCGTGCCGATCATGCTCGACTCGTCGAAATGGGAAGTGATAGAGGCCGGGCTCAAGTGCATTCAGGGCAAGGGAATCGTCAACTCGATCTCGATGAAGGAAGGCGAGGCCGAGTTCCTGCGGCAGGCCAGGCTGGCGCGCCGCTACGGAGCGGCGGTGGTGGTGATGGCCTTCGACGAGTCCGGTCAGGCCGACAGCTTCGCGCGCAAGACGGCAATCTGCAGCCGCGCCTACCGGTTGCTCACCGAAGAGGCAGGCTTCCCGGCCGAGGACATCATCTTCGATCCGAACATCTTTGCCATCGCCACCGGCATCGAAGAACACAACGACTACGCCGTCGCCTTCATCGATGCCTGCGCCTGGATTCGCGCCAATCTGCCGGCAGCGCAGATCTCCGGCGGGGTATCGAACGTCTCCTTCGCGTTTCGTGGCAACGACGCGGTGCGCGAAGCCATCCACACCGTCTTTCTCTATCACGCCATCCGCGCCGGTCTGTCGATGGGTATCGTCAATGCCGGGATGCTCGGGGTCTACGACGATCTCGATCCGGAGTTGCGGGAAAAGGTCGAGGATGTGGTCCTCAACCGTCGTCCAGACGCCGGCGAGGCGCTGGTCGATTTCGCGCAGACGGTCAAGGAGGGCAAGGCGAGGGACAGTGGTCCCGATCTCGCCTGGCGCGCGCAACCCGTCGCCGAGCGTCTGACGCACGCGCTGGTCAGGGGAATCACCGACTTCGTCGTCGCCGACGCCGAGGAGTGCCGGGCGGCGCTGGCGGCTGCCGGCCAGCCGCCCCTGGCGGTCATCGAAGGGCCGCTGATGAACGGCATGAATGTCGTCGGCGATCTCTTCGGCGCCGGCAAGATGTTCCTGCCGCAGGTGGTCAAATCGGCGCGCGTCATGAAGCAGGCCGTGGCACACCTGATTCCCTACATCGAGGCGGAGAAGCTGCGCACCGGCGTCGGCAACAAGGGCCGGATCGTCGTCGCCACGGTCAAGGGAGACGTACACGATATCGGCAAGAACATCGTCGGCGTCGTGCTGAGCTGCAATGGCTACGAGGTCATCGACCTCGGCGTCATGGTGCCCTGCGACCGCATCCTGCAGGCGGCACGCGAGCACGCGGTGCAGGCGATCGGCCTGTCCGGACTGATCACGCCCTCGCTCGAGGAGATGAGCCATGTGGCGGCCGAGATGGAGCGACTCGGATTCGCCACCGCCGCTGACGGTGGCGCAGCGGTGCCGCTGCTGATCGGCGGCGCGACGACCAGCCGCGCACACACGGCGATCAAGATCGCACCGAATTACTCCGGACCCGTGGTCTACGTTCCGGACGCTTCGCGCGCGGTGGGCGTCGTGACGCGACTGCTGTCGGTCGACAGTTCGAGCGCGTTCGTCGACGAGGTCGCGGCCGACTACGCGCGGTTGCGCACCCAGCACGCGAACAAGAAGGGCAGCGTCCTGCTGCCGCTCGCCGAGGCACGTGCCAATCGCTTCGTCTGGAATGCTGACCCCGGCTACCGACCGTGTCCGCCGAACAGACCGGGACTGCACGTGCTGTCGCAGGTGGATCTGGCGAGCCTGGTACCGTTCATCGACTGGGGTCCATTCTTCCAGACCTGGGATCTCGCCGGCAGCTACCCGAAGATCCTCGACGATGCGGTCGTCGGCGGCACCGCGCGCGCCGTCTTCGCCGACGCGCAGAAGATGCTCGAGCAGTTGATCGCCGGGAAGTGGTTGCATGCCAACGCCGTCTTCGGGCTCTTTCCGGCGAACGCCGTCGGTGACGACATCGAAATCTATGCTGACGAGTCCCGTCAGGAACGGCTGATGACCTGGCACAACCTGCGCCAGCAACACGAGCGCCCACCTGGCAAGCCGCACTATTGCCTGAGCGACTATGTCGCCGGCCGCGGCACGCCGGACTGGGTCGGCGCCTTCGCCGTCGGCGCCGGTTTCGGCATCGACGAGAAGCTCGCCGAGTTTGCTGCGGCGCACGACGATTACCATTCGATCATGCTCAAGGCGCTTGCCGACCGTCTCGCCGAAGCCTGTGCCGAGTGGCTGCATCTGCAGGTCCGGCGGGACTACTGGGGCTACGCTGCCGGCGAGACACTCGAACAGACGGCGCTGATTCGCGAGGAGTATTGCGGCATCCGCCCCGCCCCCGGTTATCCGGCATGCCCCGACCACACCGCGAAGCGTGCGCTCTTCGATCTGCTCGATGCGCCGCACAACGCCGGCATGGCCCTCACCGAGAGCTTCGCCATGACGCCGGCAGCAGCCGTCTCGGGCTTCTACCTGGCGCACCCGCAGGCACGTTACTTCGCCGTCAGCAGGATTGGCAACGACCAGCTCGAGGACTGGGCGAAGCGATCGGGCTTCAGCCTCGATGAGTCGAGGCGCTGGCTGGCGCCCCTGCTCTGA
- a CDS encoding tRNA 5-hydroxyuridine modification protein YegQ, producing the protein MSLPPAKPRSPELLAPAGSLAMLRTALAYGADAVYAGQPRYSLRVRNNDFGDLQALAQGIAEAHAAQRKLYVVSNILPHNAKLRTYLADMAPVIASRPDALIMADPGLIDLVREGWPEMPIHLSVQANTLNFAAVRFWQKLGIARIILSRELSLHEVEEIRQQCPDIELEVFVHGALCVAYSGRCLLSGYFNHRDPNQGSCTNSCRWDYRLHAAGHDATGDLQPLSGEAGRGRAAGWLLEEKERPGEMMPIDEDEHGTYIMNSKDLRAVEHVGRLLEIGVDSLKIEGRTKSPYYVARSTQVYRRAIDDAAAGRPFDPALLGELEGLANRGYTAGFLQRHHEHDMQNYLRGHSESGRSLYVGDLLTWDAVGQRVLIEVRNRFSVGDRLEVIHPSGNRRLTLQCMHDLAGRAIGVAPGNGHRVWIPCPVELPGALLARFL; encoded by the coding sequence ATGTCTCTTCCCCCTGCAAAGCCCCGATCTCCCGAATTGCTCGCTCCCGCCGGGTCGCTGGCGATGCTGCGCACGGCACTGGCCTACGGTGCCGATGCGGTGTACGCCGGGCAGCCGCGCTACAGCCTGCGGGTGCGCAACAACGACTTCGGCGATCTGCAGGCGCTCGCCCAGGGTATTGCCGAGGCGCATGCGGCGCAGCGCAAGCTGTACGTCGTCAGCAACATCCTGCCGCACAATGCCAAGCTGCGCACCTACCTGGCGGACATGGCGCCGGTCATCGCCAGCCGGCCGGACGCGCTGATCATGGCCGACCCCGGGCTGATCGATCTGGTTCGTGAAGGCTGGCCCGAAATGCCGATACACCTCTCGGTACAGGCCAACACGCTGAACTTCGCTGCCGTGCGTTTCTGGCAGAAGCTCGGCATCGCGCGGATCATCCTCTCGCGTGAGCTGTCGCTGCACGAAGTCGAGGAGATCCGGCAGCAGTGCCCCGATATCGAACTCGAGGTCTTCGTCCATGGCGCTCTCTGTGTCGCCTACTCGGGACGCTGCCTGCTGTCCGGCTATTTCAACCACCGCGACCCGAACCAGGGCAGTTGCACCAACTCGTGCCGCTGGGACTACCGCCTGCACGCCGCCGGGCACGATGCGACGGGTGATCTGCAGCCTTTGTCCGGCGAAGCCGGTCGGGGGCGCGCGGCCGGCTGGCTGCTCGAGGAGAAGGAACGTCCCGGCGAGATGATGCCGATCGACGAGGACGAACATGGAACCTACATCATGAACTCGAAGGATCTGCGGGCGGTCGAGCACGTTGGCCGGCTGCTCGAGATCGGTGTCGATTCGCTGAAGATCGAGGGGCGGACCAAGTCTCCCTATTATGTCGCGCGCAGCACGCAGGTCTATCGTCGCGCCATCGACGATGCCGCTGCCGGCCGGCCGTTCGACCCCGCACTGCTCGGCGAACTCGAGGGCCTGGCTAATCGCGGCTATACCGCCGGTTTCCTGCAGCGGCACCACGAGCACGACATGCAGAACTACCTGCGTGGCCACTCGGAGTCCGGGCGCAGTCTCTACGTGGGCGATCTGCTGACCTGGGATGCCGTCGGGCAGCGTGTCCTGATCGAAGTCAGGAACCGCTTTTCGGTCGGCGACCGCCTCGAGGTCATCCATCCCTCGGGCAACCGCCGGCTGACACTGCAGTGCATGCACGACCTGGCGGGGCGCGCGATCGGTGTTGCGCCGGGCAATGGGCATCGCGTCTGGATTCCCTGTCCCGTCGAGCTGCCAGGCGCATTGCTGGCGCGTTTCCTCTGA
- the rng gene encoding ribonuclease G: protein MSEEILINFTPQETRVAVTHQGVVQELHIERSASRGFVGNVYLGRIVRILPGMQSAFIDIGLGRTAFLHVADIREPRSGDEPLRPIERLLCEGQSILVQVIKDPMGSKGARLSTQVSLAGRMLVYLPQDKHIGISQRIEREADREALREKLGRLVPGDEPGGFIVRTMAESATEAELAKDIEYLRKLWRDIRAQSTTAAPPALLYQELSLSQRVLRDFVNPETTRIVIDSRENFQRLTAFAVEYTPTVAPLLEHYVGERPLFDLHGVEDEIQKALARRVDLKSGGYLIIDQTEAMTTIDVNTGGFVGVRNFDDTIFKTNLEAAQTIARQLRLRNLGGIIIIDFIDMENDDHRAAVLSEFNKALARDHTRLTVNGFTALGLVEMTRKRTRESLAHVLCEECPTCGGRGEVRTARTVCYEILRELLREARQFNAREYRVLGSQAVIDSFLDEESQGLAMLSDFIGKPISLQAEPSYSQEQYDIVLM from the coding sequence ATGTCAGAAGAAATCCTGATCAACTTCACACCACAGGAAACGCGCGTCGCCGTCACCCACCAGGGTGTGGTCCAGGAACTGCACATCGAACGGAGTGCCAGTCGTGGCTTCGTCGGCAATGTCTACCTCGGACGCATCGTGCGCATCCTGCCCGGGATGCAGTCCGCCTTCATCGACATCGGCCTCGGCCGGACCGCCTTTCTCCATGTTGCCGACATCCGGGAACCGCGCTCCGGCGACGAGCCACTGCGACCGATCGAGCGCCTCCTGTGCGAAGGCCAGAGCATTCTCGTGCAGGTCATCAAGGATCCGATGGGCAGCAAGGGGGCACGCCTGTCGACCCAGGTGTCGCTGGCCGGCCGCATGCTGGTCTATCTGCCGCAGGACAAGCACATCGGCATCTCGCAGCGGATCGAGCGCGAGGCCGATCGCGAGGCCCTGCGCGAGAAGCTCGGACGGCTGGTGCCCGGCGACGAACCGGGTGGCTTCATCGTCCGCACGATGGCCGAGAGCGCGACCGAAGCCGAACTGGCGAAGGACATCGAGTACCTGCGCAAGCTGTGGCGCGACATCCGGGCGCAGTCGACCACGGCCGCACCGCCGGCCCTGCTCTACCAGGAGCTGTCGTTGTCGCAACGCGTGTTGCGGGACTTCGTCAACCCCGAGACGACACGCATCGTCATCGATTCGCGCGAGAACTTCCAGCGCCTGACTGCCTTTGCCGTCGAGTACACGCCGACGGTGGCGCCGCTGCTCGAGCACTACGTCGGCGAACGACCGCTGTTCGATCTGCACGGGGTCGAGGACGAGATCCAGAAGGCGCTGGCGCGCCGCGTCGACCTGAAGTCCGGCGGCTACCTGATCATCGACCAGACGGAGGCGATGACCACCATCGACGTCAACACCGGCGGCTTCGTCGGCGTCCGCAACTTCGACGACACCATCTTCAAGACCAACCTCGAGGCCGCGCAGACGATCGCCCGCCAGCTGCGCCTGCGCAATCTGGGCGGCATCATCATCATCGACTTCATCGACATGGAGAACGACGATCACCGGGCGGCAGTGCTCAGCGAGTTCAACAAGGCGTTGGCGCGCGATCACACCCGCCTGACGGTGAATGGTTTCACCGCGCTGGGCCTGGTCGAAATGACACGCAAGCGTACCCGCGAGTCGCTGGCTCACGTTCTCTGCGAGGAGTGCCCGACCTGCGGCGGTCGTGGCGAGGTGCGGACGGCGCGCACCGTCTGCTATGAGATTCTCCGCGAACTGCTCCGCGAGGCGCGCCAGTTCAATGCCCGCGAGTATCGGGTCCTCGGCAGCCAGGCAGTGATCGACAGCTTCCTCGACGAGGAGTCGCAGGGGCTGGCGATGCTCTCCGACTTCATCGGCAAGCCGATCTCGCTGCAGGCCGAGCCCAGCTACTCACAGGAGCAGTACGACATCGTTCTGATGTGA
- a CDS encoding protein kinase has translation MAERAMGGSGNEETGHADSRSAAADSDLLALPAGYAVHEYRIDRVLGSGGFGITYLAHDTHLDCPVAIKEYLPRDTAGRGPDLSVRPHSTAGARSFAWGLDRFLHECRALASFHHPGIVRVLRYFAANDTAYMVMEYESGEPLDRWLAGREPIDAATLQRIVRPLLDGLETIHNAGFLHRDIKPRNIYMRADGSPVLLDFGSARRVGVPGQEQLLTAVVTPGFAPAEQYQPDGRQGPWSDLYSLAGVMYWLVTGHLPTESLARLREDPMPAAAVIGRADLYGKAMLRAIDWALTPDENLRPRRVADFRRACLPPAGQPAAEAADSPAVLPAPGSSFSEGCSFIGAVLFSDVPGASTPADAAAEAALKERRQLLATLVSRAVAGVPAGSRLAANTREGCAVCYVGDPEDALRTASLLGAAASEQGLALHIGINLGPVRVQPDPGGRSRLLGDGVATAFRVMRFTEPGQVLVSAAYVDLIGQLRRSAAACFTAFGQRRDAHDRVHDLYLYVGTAHALASHPITANAAATQASDLTPAVVEDAERLLTRHIGPMARILVRKTLPRVGGRDELHRLLAEMIPDPAARSAFLTAATHRWQQPSTSRKPDSTPHPGSPSPAAVAAPLPVTAADPVTGSGIGDADRERIGRILARHIGPLAKVLLRREAARAADVDSLCRALASQIDSPEQREHFLREAGLVGGQGS, from the coding sequence ATGGCTGAGCGCGCGATGGGCGGGAGCGGCAACGAAGAAACCGGCCACGCCGATTCTCGTTCGGCAGCTGCCGACAGCGACCTGCTGGCGCTGCCGGCGGGCTACGCGGTGCACGAATACCGGATCGACCGCGTTCTCGGCAGCGGTGGCTTCGGCATCACCTACCTCGCACACGATACCCATCTCGACTGCCCGGTGGCAATCAAGGAGTATCTGCCGCGCGACACCGCCGGGCGCGGGCCTGATCTCTCCGTGCGGCCGCACTCGACTGCCGGCGCCAGGTCCTTCGCCTGGGGTCTCGATCGCTTCCTGCACGAATGCCGTGCACTCGCCAGCTTTCACCACCCGGGGATCGTCCGCGTGCTGCGCTATTTTGCCGCCAACGACACGGCCTACATGGTCATGGAATACGAAAGCGGCGAACCACTCGACAGGTGGCTGGCCGGTCGGGAGCCGATCGACGCCGCAACCCTGCAACGCATCGTGCGGCCGTTGCTGGACGGGCTCGAGACCATCCACAACGCCGGCTTCCTGCATCGCGACATCAAGCCGCGCAACATCTACATGCGGGCCGACGGTTCGCCGGTACTGCTCGACTTCGGCTCCGCCCGCCGTGTCGGTGTACCGGGGCAGGAGCAGTTGTTGACCGCCGTCGTGACGCCTGGCTTCGCGCCAGCCGAGCAGTACCAGCCCGACGGCAGGCAGGGCCCGTGGAGCGACCTCTACTCGCTCGCCGGGGTGATGTACTGGCTGGTCACCGGTCACCTGCCAACCGAAAGCCTGGCGCGATTGCGCGAGGACCCGATGCCGGCGGCAGCCGTGATCGGCAGGGCCGACCTCTACGGCAAGGCGATGCTGCGGGCGATCGACTGGGCACTGACGCCCGACGAGAACCTGCGCCCCCGACGGGTGGCGGATTTTCGCCGCGCCTGTCTGCCGCCAGCCGGACAACCTGCGGCGGAAGCGGCGGACTCGCCGGCGGTGCTGCCGGCGCCCGGCAGTTCCTTCAGCGAAGGCTGCAGCTTCATCGGCGCGGTCCTCTTCAGCGACGTGCCGGGCGCATCGACGCCAGCCGATGCGGCTGCCGAGGCGGCGCTCAAGGAACGTCGCCAGCTGCTGGCGACACTGGTCAGCCGGGCGGTTGCCGGAGTGCCGGCGGGCAGCCGCCTGGCGGCGAACACGCGCGAGGGCTGCGCCGTCTGCTACGTCGGCGATCCCGAGGATGCACTGCGCACCGCCAGCCTGCTGGGGGCGGCGGCGAGTGAACAGGGGCTTGCTCTGCACATCGGCATCAACCTCGGGCCGGTACGGGTGCAGCCCGACCCCGGTGGCCGCTCGCGCCTGCTCGGCGACGGCGTCGCCACCGCCTTCCGCGTCATGCGCTTCACCGAGCCGGGACAGGTGCTGGTCAGCGCCGCCTATGTCGATCTCATTGGGCAGCTGCGACGCAGTGCGGCGGCCTGTTTCACCGCATTCGGCCAGCGGCGGGACGCGCACGACCGGGTGCACGACCTCTACCTTTACGTCGGGACTGCGCACGCACTGGCTTCGCATCCGATCACGGCCAATGCCGCCGCAACGCAGGCGAGCGACCTGACGCCGGCGGTCGTCGAGGACGCCGAGCGCCTATTGACCAGGCACATTGGACCAATGGCACGCATCCTGGTGCGCAAGACGCTGCCGCGCGTCGGCGGGCGCGACGAGTTGCACCGCCTGTTGGCTGAAATGATTCCGGACCCGGCCGCCCGATCTGCCTTTCTGACCGCCGCCACGCACAGGTGGCAGCAGCCATCGACGAGCCGGAAACCGGACAGCACCCCGCACCCCGGCTCCCCCTCGCCGGCAGCTGTGGCAGCGCCGTTGCCCGTCACTGCTGCCGACCCGGTAACGGGCAGCGGTATTGGCGATGCCGACCGCGAACGAATTGGCCGCATCCTGGCGCGCCATATCGGACCGCTGGCGAAGGTCCTGCTGCGTCGTGAAGCCGCCAGGGCGGCCGACGTGGATTCTTTGTGCCGCGCATTGGCCAGCCAGATCGACAGTCCGGAGCAGCGCGAGCACTTCCTCAGGGAGGCCGGCCTCGTTGGGGGGCAGGGCTCGTAG